The Triticum aestivum cultivar Chinese Spring chromosome 3A, IWGSC CS RefSeq v2.1, whole genome shotgun sequence genome includes a region encoding these proteins:
- the LOC123062935 gene encoding uncharacterized protein: MDGRDATADLQEWELLLASPTAAAAPGPYAAGGEAVVEDDAAGAIKYDYFDLGSDAKYARRASLSAGAEEEAGEASWVEPHPGALAFPARDRAALWSDSSSDGERREDAEATEPLVETPREAAGVDEGAVAKGGPAAAAARWWRLPVEVLRLWAARAARSAWSVPVAVALLGIAVLGRRLYRMRRQSKAVARVRLVLDDKKASQFKAQPMLRRAPMIKPMLPGNGVTPWPVLGHL, translated from the exons ATGGACGGCCGGGACGCCACGGCGGACCTGCAGGAGTGGGAGCTCCTCCTCGCctcccccaccgccgccgcggcgccCGGGCCGTACGCCGCCGGCGGGGAGGCGGTGGTGGAGGAcgacgccgccggggccatcaagTACGACTACTTCGACCTCGGCTCCGACGCCAAGTACGCCAGGAGGGCGTCCCTGTCGGCGGGggccgaggaggaggccggcgaggcgaGCTGGGTGGAGCCGCACCCCGGCGCCCTCGCCTTCCCCGCCCGCGACCGCGCCGCGCTCTGGTCCGACTCGTCGTCGGACGGGGAGCGGCGCGAGGACGCCGAGGCCACCGAGCCGCTGGTGGAGACGCCCCGGGAGGCGGCGGGGGTGGACGAGGGGGCGGTGGCGAAGGgagggcccgcggcggcggcggcgcggtggtggaggcTGCCCGTGGAGGTGCTGCGGCTgtgggcggcgcgcgcggcgaggaGCGCCTGGTCGGTGCCCGTCGCCGTCGCGCTGCTCGGGATCGCCGTGCTCGGCCGCCGGCTGTACCGGATGCGGCGGCAGAGCAAGGCCGTGGCGCGCGTGCGGCTCGTCCTTGACGATAAG AAGGCATCTCAATTCAAGGCCCAGCCGATGTTACGGCGAGCTCCAATGATAAAGCCTATGCTTCCCGGCAATGGAGTGACCCCATGGCCTGTGCTGGGGCACCTGTGA